The Candidatus Zixiibacteriota bacterium genome segment ATGCCGGGAACGAGTAGAATGCAGTGGAATGTCCCCAGAAACTTCTGCTTAAGGAAGGAGGTCTGTATGGGGACGATTGATGGCGGGGTCGCTGGGAGCGTGCATGATAAGAAGCAGGTGAATTGGCTCGTTCTGACAGCGGCAATGTGCGCGGGTTTGATGGGGCTGACAGCGTTCAGTGCGTTCGGCCAGCATGTGCCGGCGGGCCCGCAGCCTTCCGGCCGCAGCATCGGCGGGTTCCTCACTGCCGACGGCCGGTTCGACCTCGACGCCGCTCGGCGCTCCGGCTACGAAGGCCCGCTTGAGATCGAAGGCGTTGAGTCACGGATCGACCCCGCCACCCGTGAGCTGAACTTCCAGGCTTCCTTTCCTGCTTCCCTCGCCGACCACCCCGATGACATCTATTGGGATCCCACCATCTCCCCATGCGTTCCCGGCGTAGATGGAAGTGTCTGTGCCCTGACCGTCTACGACGGTAAGCTGATCGCGGGGGGCTATTTCGCCAGGGCCGGCGGCGTGGGGGCGAACAGAGTAGCCTCCTGGGATGGGAGCAGTTGGTCCCCCCTGGGGTCGGGGATGGATAACTATGTCTATGCCCTGACCGTCTACGACGGCAAGCTGATCGCGGGGGGCCAATTCACGATTGCGGGAAGCAAGACGTCTGCCTACCTCGCTGAGTGGACCAAGTGCTGCAACGGCATCAGAGGGAATGTTGATTTCGATGAAGAGGACCGGATCACGATCGCGGATATCACCTATCTGATCGCAGCAGTGTTCCGAGGTGGACCTGCACCGCTGTGCCTGGAGGAGGCGGACGTTGTCGCGGACGGTGAACTGAAGATATCGGACCTTACCTACCTCATTGCCCATGTGTTCCGCGGCGGGCCGGCCCCGGCTGCGTGCCCGTGAGCCTTGACCGTTCTACCGAAATGACAAAATGGGGCGGCCGCCAGCCGCCCCTTTCTGTTGTACAGTGAGTCAATCCTCGAACGCGAGCCTGTCCACCGCCTCGGCCAGATGGTCCGGCGCCAGGTGGGCGTAGATCATCGTCGTCTGAATATCCGAGTGCCCCATCAACTTCTTGACCGTCGGCCGGCCAGCTCCGGGCAAGCGGATTTCAGCCAAACGGAAGTTTGTTCACCGCCGCCGACAGATGATCCGGCGCGAGATGGGCGTACACCATCGTCGTCGAAATATCCGAATGACCCATCAGCTTCTGAACGGTCGGAAGGTCTACTCCCTGCATGACCAGGTGGCTGGCAAAAGTATGGCGCAGTGTGTGGACTTTCGTCAGATTCTCAATACCAGCGGCCTTGGCGATTCTGATGAGTTCGTCGCGCAAGTAGTTGTGGATGGTTTTGCCGGACGTCTTGACCGCAAAAACGTAGTCCGAGTCGCCGCAGTCGCGAATCCTATGCAGCCGCCGCAGGAGCTTGAGCAAGCCGTCACTGATCGGGATCTCCCGCTCCCCCGTCTTGGGCTGCCAACCCTTCTTCCTACGGATTGCGATCTGACGCCGCTCCAGGTCGACATCGGCCCAGGTCAAGTTCTCCAACTCGGCTTTGCGCATCCCCGTCTGCAGGAAGGTATAGTAAACTGCATACAGATCCGACGGACAGGCATCCAGGAATCTCCTGCACTCTTCAACCGAAAGAAAGCGCGGCGACTTGCTCTCCTCGACTCTGAGTTTAACGATACCTTTGGTGGGATTCTCCCGAATATACCCCCATTTGATTGCCAAATTGAACACGAGCCTGAGGGTATCGATCTCAAAGTTGATTGTGCGGGCTCTGGCCGGCCTGGTTGACTCGTTTCCATCCGTCTGGACGCCGGTGGCATTTCCGTTTGGGCTCTTGCGGAAGACCTTGAAGCGATCGATAACCTCGGGGCTGACATCGGAAACGCAGTTGACCTTCGGCATCCCAAGCAGAAACTCCCTGAAGTGGTCGATGACGGCCCGGTAGCGGTCTGTCGTTGTCGGCCGATGAGTCGCCCAGCTGTAATCGAGAAACGACTCGAAGAACTCCCGCAGCGGAACCCTCGCATGGCTGAAGCCGAACTCTTCCCGGGCGACCTTGACTTCAGCATCTCTGAGGGCGAGTTCGGCTATCCTCTTCGTCTTTCCGACGCGGCGTCTGACGCGACGGCCATTGACGCGGATGTCGAGGTACCAGACATCGCCGCGCTTGTATATCGTACCCATGGTGGCGTCTTCTCATGGTCACAAATTGGTCACAGACCGCCGCTATGGCCAATATACAACAGGCTAAGTCATTGTCAAATGGAAAGTTGATCGGAACGATCAAATCTAAGTGCCGAAGGGGGGACTCGAACCCCCACGTCCTTGCGGACACTGCGCCCTGAACGCAGCGCGTCTACCAGTTTCACCACTTCGGCAGTGTGTGTCAGATCCGTCCGGACCCGGCGACCGGGCTCGGTAGGGGCCAATATACGGGCAATTCTCCGCCGCGCAACCCCAATTTTCAGGCTATTCCCCGTCGCCCGGGCGCCCGGTTTTAACCTTGCGCCTCGCCCCGGCCGGTCCCCAACTTGTTTCCCGAAAAGACGATACCGTGCCCCGCCCGAGACCGTGGCGGAGCGCCCGACCCCATGGCTCTCGGCCGGGGCGGCGACGGTACCGCCAAACGGAGACTGCAAGCGGCATCATGTATACTCACGCCGATCCCGGCCTTCCCCTCCAACGAGGCGAAACTGTCCTGCAGCCCGAAAACCTCCGCCACCGCTGGCGCGACATACTCGTAGTCCTGATCCCGCTCGCCGTATATGCCGCCCTGGCGTACCCTCTGCGGATGTGGCTGGTCGACGACGCCGGGATCACGTTCGCCTATGCCCGCAGTCTCGCCCAGGGGCACGGGTTGGTGGCGCAGCCCGGCGCCAGTCCGGTCGAGGGCTACTCCAACACGCTGTGGCTGCTCCTGATGGTCCCGTTTATCCGCTTCCAGGCGTTCGACGTGTACCTCACGCCGAAACTGGTCGGTCTCGGCCTCATCGTCATCACGTTTTACCTGATGTACCGGGCGGTCGTGCGGCTCACCAACGGCAGCCGCGCCGCCGCTCTGCTGGCTCTTCTGCTGCTCGCCGCCAACGCCTCGTTCGTGATCTGGACCACCTCCGGGCTGGAGAATTCTCTTTACGCGCTGCTCGCGACCGCCCTCCTCCTGCTCACCCTGCGCTATATCGAGCGCAACCACACATCGTTCCGGTATCCGCTCGGAGCCGCCCTGCTGGTGTTGGCCGCTGGGCTGACGCGCCCCGATGGAATCGCCTACGCCGTCATCTTTCCGCTGGCGGTCCTTCTGCGGCCGTTTTCGATGGTGGGCGAACTGGTCGGCCGCAAACTCTCCCACCTGCTGCAGTACCTGCTCTACCTCAGTCTCCTCTGCGGCGGCTTCCTCTATTTCCGCCACTGGTATTTCGGGGACTGGCTGCCCAACACGTATTACGCGAAAGGCGGGCCCCGGCCGCGGGATCTCATCCCGGCCCTGACCCTGCAGGGGGAATTCCTCCCCAAAGCCGACGAACTTCTCTCTTCGTTTTTCGGCCCGCAGTGGTGGGCGGTGCTGCTGCTCATTCTGGTGGCCGGGATCACCGCGCTGCTGGCCCGGTCGATCCGGGTGCGTCCTCTGGTGATGATGGTGGCTCTCACGTTTGTCGCCTACGGCGTCTACCTTCTCATGCCGGATGACTGGATGGGGGAGTACCGTTTCGCCACCCCGTTTTTCCTTTTCTGGTGCGCGCTGGCGGGGGCGGTGGCCTTCCTCTGGCTCGACCACATTACGCAGCGGCGCTGGACACTCGACGCCCTGGTCCTGCTGACCGGGGCCGTTCTCCTGGGCGGGACCGCCCGCGAGCACTGGCCCCGACTCCAGGCATTCTACAAGGCGCCGGTGGTCGACTTTGGGCGCGTGGCCGAGGACTACGCCTTCCGCTTCGACCGCTACGCCGACATTCTGCGCATCCCCGACGCTTCCGTGCTCCTCCCTGATGTCGGCGCCCCGCTCTGGTACTCCCGACTGAAAGTGTACGACTTGGGGCGCCTGACAGACAAAGTAATCGCGAGAACCCTCTATCGCAAAGCGCCAAAATTCCGTGACTACGTGTTCGACCAGATCAAGCCCACCTTCATCCACACGCACGGCAACTGGACCTACCGTGCCTCTTTTGATGACGATCCACGATTCAGACAGCAGTATATCGCCATCCTGGAATGGCCGGACAATTGGGTGAAAGCAAACTACGGCCGGGATATGATGTCCGGTCACTACGTCCGCCGCGATGCCATCGTCGGCAGGGAGTACCTTATCGACAGCTTGAACCTGCCTGCACCGGTGACCCGGACGCCCGACACCCTCTCCCTGGCCCACGCCTGCACCCTCAGTCGGGGTCTTGTTGCCCTTCCCGGCGGCAATCCACCCGCAACCAGCGTCGGTGTCGACTGCGGCCGAAGCTTCCGCCAACCCCTTAACCCTGACGGTATCGAGATGATCGATCTCGATGGCTATTTCCACTGCCAGCCGGTCGAGGCGATTCACCGATGTCCGCACTTTGTGGGTGCATGTCCCGCGACCCAAGAGCCGGACTTGCTCGACCGGGACGCAAAACGGATCCGCGAGCCGGTGTCACGCGCCGATACAGTTCGCGATGCCCGCTCTCTGCCGTATCCTTTTGACAAGAAGAACCGTTCGCCGCGCGAAACCACTCGCAAGGCCGCTTGTTACTCCGGAACGGCCCAGGGCGAGGCCCTCTGCGTGAGTATGCGTTTGTGGGAGACGACTGGGAACGAGGAATTCCGCAACCTCGGTCACACTTACTTCAACTTCCTCGTCCCGACTCGAGCGGGGAGGAATCCGTGGGTGACGCCGGTGGATTCCGGCGGCTACATCCGGATCGAGGAGTATCCGCATCGCGTTACGTCGGGCGCTGCCCCCGAGGGCATTCTCGCCGCAGTCACCGGCGTCTCCGACTACTATCGCTTCGCGCGATCCGTTTCAGCGCGCCGGCTTTACGAGGCATCGGTCACTTGTGTGAAGCGCTATCTCGTTGAGTCGCGTCAGCCTGTGACGCGCAGCTTCTGCTGCCTCGGCCGCCGCCTGCCCGCCAATGTTGACCGCCGCGCCCTCCCAGTCAGCACGTGCAGCAACCTCGCAGCCGAATCTGGCGACGAGCTCTTCCGGCACGAGGCCAGTCAATTCGCCGCCGACGCCCGCGCCACGTCAATTCCGGAGCCGTGAGCATGCCGCCGCGCGCCGATCGCCTCTTCCGTTTCGTCGAACGTGGACTTAAGATCGTCCTGGGACTCGGCTCCTTCGCATTTGTCGGTGTTGTCCTCGCCACTGCCGCCCTGCGGCTGGCTTATCCCTTCGAGCTGGAATGGATGGAGGGGGCGGTGGTCGATCATGTCTGCCGCATTCTCGACGGCCGATTGCTATATGTGGCACCGACGGTTGATTTTGTCCCCTTCCGCTACACGCCGCTGTACTACTATGTCTCTGCCGCTTTATGCGTGATCACAGGTCCCGGGTTCTTTCCCCTGCGTCTCGTCTCCATTCTCGGCGCGCTGCTGGCCATGCTCCTTTTGTACCTGTTCGTCAAACGGGAGACCGGACGAGCCCTTCCGGGCCTCATCTCCGCCGGGTTGTTCGCGGCTGCTTACCCGGTCACCGGGTATTTTTATGACCTCGCCCGGGTCGACTCGCTCTTCATTGCGCTTCTTCTCTCCGCCGCGTATGTGTTCCGTTTCGATCTCTCAACTCGCGGCGCCGTCGTCTCCGGCGTGCTGTTCGCCCTCGCCTTCCTCACTAAACAGGCGGCTGGTCCTGTCGCCGCGGCCGTGTTGTTCGCGTGCCTGTTTGTGCAGTGGCGTCGAGCGTTCCTCTCTGCCGCGGGCGCAATCGTGGTCGCCGGCGGCGCCTCGTTGGCATTCAATCTCGTCTCCGACGGCTGGTTTTATTTCTATGCCGTTGAACTCGGCGATAACGTCTTCACCGCTCAGAATCTGCCCGCGCTGCTGCTCACGGTGGTTGTCGATGATCTCCTGCGGGCCTTTCCGATTGCCGCGCCGGTTGCCCTTGCGGCGTTGGTCTGCCTGATGGTCAGGGGAAATCGGTACGCGCGCCTGTTTTACGCTGCCCTCGCGCTCGGGCTGATCGCCATCGCGTTTATCGCCCGCGTCCAGCCCGGCGGCTGGACCAACACGCTCATTCCCGCCTGCGTCCTGATCGCCCTCCTCTTCGGCCTTGGCCTCGGGCGCCTCGAGGCGGCGATCCGGGCCGACGGGACAGCCAAGTGGCGCGCCGGCTTGCTCGCGGCGTATCTGCTCGCGGCCCTGCAATTGACGCTCGGTGTGTACAACCCGTCGAACCACGTTCCGGCGGCCGAGGACAAAGCCGCAGGGCGCCAGCTCATCGAACGCCTGGCCGCCATTCCCGGCGATGTGTACCTCCCCTACCACGGTTACTACGCCTCCATGGCCGGCAAGCGCACGTGGGCGCACTTTCAGGCGATCCGCGATGTCTGGTCGTCGGCCGAACATCCCGAGATTACTCGCGAGATGACCGGCACCATATCGCGTGCCATTCGCGGCCGCCGGTTTGCCGCGATTGTCCTCGACGGCGACTTCTTCCAGAAGGACGTCGAAGCCGCCTATGCCCCCGGCGCCCCGCTGTTCGAACTGCAGCACGTGTTTTACCCTCGCGCGGGATGGCTGGTCCGTCCTGACCGCCTGTACGTCCCGAAAGCCGACTAGCCCAGACAAAAAAGCCGGCCTTGCGGCCGGCTTCTCACGATGCCTATTCTGTTGTCGATCAGTTCAGGTACGCGCGCAGCGAACGGCTGCGCGAGGCGTGGCGAAGGCGGCGAATCGCCTTCTCCTTGATCTGACGGACCCGTTCGCGGGTCAGCGAGAAACGCGCGCCGATTTCCTCGAGCGTCAGCGCCTTCTCGTGGTTCAGACCGAAATACAGGTTGATCACCTCCGCCTCGCGGGGCGTCAGCGTATCCAGCGCCTTCTCAATCTCCACCCGCAGCGAGTCTTTCAGGAGCGCCTCGTCGGGCGACGGCTGGAACTCGTCCTCGAGCACGTCGATGAGCGAGTTGTCCTCCGACACCGAAAACGGGGCGTCGAGCGACAGGTGCGAGTTGGAGATCTTGAGCGTATCCGCCACCTCCCCTTCGGTCAACTCGAGTTCTTTGGCGATCTCCTCGGGGGAGGGTTCGCGGCCGAGCCCCTGCTCCAGCCGGCTGGACACCTTGCCGATCTTGTGGAGGGTGCCGACCCGGTTGAGGGGGAGGCGCACGATCCGGCTCTGCTCCGCGAGCGCCTGCAGAATCGCCTGGCGAATCCACCACACCGCGTACGAAATAAACTTGAATCCGCGGGTCTCGTCAAACCGCTTGGCCGCTTTGATGAGGCCGATATTGCCCTCGTTGATGAGATCGGCCAGGGACAGACCCTGATTCTGATACTGCTTGGCGACCGAGACGACGAAGCGCAAATTGGCCTTGGTAAGTTTCTCCAGGGCCTTCTTATCGCCCTGCTTGATCCGACGGGCCAGGCGCACCTCTTCCTCGGCGCTGATCAAAGGTGTTTCCCCGATCTCGCGCAGGTACAGATCCAGCGATCTGTCCTCATCGCGATACTTAAGGGACTGTTTAGCCACTGTTTACGACTATCTCCTTCCTGTAGAAGTAGCGGTAAACCGCTGCGCGACCCCGCGCGGCACGCTTGCTCGACTGCTGTTTATACCACCGGCGCTGGGTTACGGTCGCAACACCTTCCGGGTGATCGATCCGTCCGGCTCCTGGACAATCAGCGGCACGCGCTGCCTGGTCCCGGCGAGCCCGCGGGCAATCTTCTCGACATCGTCCAGCGCTTTGACAACCTCGTTGTTCACCTGCAAAATAATCGTGCCCCGGGTGATCGATGCCTGGTCGGCGGGAGAACCCGGGTAGACCCGCCCGACATACACGCCCGGCACATGCTCGACCGACACGGCGGCCGCGATTTCCGGCGTGAACGTCAGCAACTCCATCCCCAGCCAGCGGTAGAGATCGTAACCCTCGGCCGGCGCGGGAGCGGTCTCGGCCGACGCCAGGTACGAATCCCGGTCGCCGATCGCCGTCCGCACCGTCTGGCGCGCCCCGTTCCGCACCAGTTCCACGTCCACCTGGTCGCCGCTGCGCACGGTCGACACGAGGACCGACAACTGGCTGGCGTTGTTCACTTCCCGCCCGTTGAATTTCAGAATAATGTCGCCGCTGCGGATCCCCGCCCGCTCGGCCGGCGAACCGGAGAACACCGAGTCGATGCGCACGCCCCGGACGGCATCCAGCCCCTGGCGCTTGGCCTCGCGCTCGGTCACGTTGGCGAGCCACACCCCCAGCCAGCCACGCTGCGCCCGTCCCAGTTCAATCAGGTCCGGGACCACCGCCCGCGCGAGGTTGATCGGAATGGCGAAGCCGATCCCGACCGACCCGCCTGTCGGCGAAGAAATCGCCGCGTTCACGCCGACACACTCCCCGCGCAGATTCAGCAGCGGCCCGCCCGAGTTTCCGGGGTTGATCGAGGCATCCGTCTGGATGTAGTACTGGTATTCGGGTGTCTCCCCCAGCCCGAAATTGAGCTGGCTACGGCCGATAGCCGAGATGACCCCCACCGTCACGGTCCGGTCCAGCCCCTGCTGCGGGAACGGGTTGCCGATCGCGATCGCCCAGTCCCCTACCTTGAGCTTGTCCGAGTCGCCGAACGGGATGACGGTTGCGTCGTGTTCCGGCTCGACCTTGATGACGGCCAGGTCGGTGGCCGAGTCGGCGCCGACCAGCTTGGCCTCGTATTCAAATCCGTCGGCCGTGCGCACCGTGAGTTCCAGCGCGTTGGCCACCACGTGATTGTTGGTCAGGATGTAGCCGTCCTTGCGGAAAAAAAAGCCGCTGCCCGACGAGGTCGCCAGGCCGGCCCGCTGGTGCCACCAGGGAAGATCCTGTTCCTGCGAGCGCGCCGCGATGTTGACCACGGCGTCCTGCACCCGCTCGACCACCGCGACAAAGGGCGACTCCAACTCCCCGTTGCGTTCTACCACCGGGTAGACGCTGAGATCGCCCGCGCCCGCGGGCGGCTGGGCGGCCGACTGGGGAGAAAGGTCGAAACCGGCGGAGATCAGCACCCCCACCGCCACACACGCCACGGCGAAAAAAGCCACCGCGACAGATGTAAACCCCCGAAATGTGTGTTTCTGCGGGGAACGGACAGTCCTATCCACTTGTCGCTTTCCTCCAGCCAAAGAGCCTATTATGATACGAAATTTCCATCGCCATGTCAAGATTTTGTTTGACTCGTCCTCACACACGCGCACCCGGACCGCCCAACCCCGCCTGATCTACGCACCCCTCGCCCAATTGATTCATTCTTCTCGCATCCTCTCCTGGTCAAACCCCCGCCCGGCCCCGAAGTTCCTGCGGAAATATTGACTTACGGACGAAAACGGCCTACCTTGCGCCCAATGGATTCTCTCCGCGACGCCCGCGAGGTGATAGTCGCGCTCGGTCGCCGTCTCTACGAGCGCGGCCTTCTGGCCGGCACCGATGGAAACCTGTCGATCCGGTTGGCTGACGGCAGCATACTGGTCACCCCCTCCGGAGCCGCCAAGGGCTTTTTGGCCCCCGACAGCCTGGTCGTGGTGGATGCCGAGGGCCGTCAGCTTTCGGGGGCGCACCGCCCCTCCAGCGAGTGCGCGATGCACCTCGCGGTCTACCGCGCGCGGCCCGATGTCGGCGCCTGCGTCCACTCGCACGCCCCCCACGCCACCGCCTTCGCCGTGGCCGGCGAACCGCTCCCCGAGGACATACTCCCTGAGGTCGTTCTATTCGTCGGCCCCATCGCCCTGGCCGGGTACGCCCCGCCGGGAACCGATGCCGTGCCCGCTTCCCTGACGCCCTTTTTCCGAGACCACAACGCTTTCCTGTTGCAGAACCACGGCTTGCTCACGCTCGGAGCCGACCCGGAAGAGGCCTACAACCGCCACGAGACGGTCGAACACTATGCCCGCATCCTTCTGCTGGCCCGTCAGTTAGGAACAATCGCCCGTATCCCTGATGAAGATTTCCGCCGCCTGACCGACCTGCGCCGCCGGTCCGCGCAACCTTGGGCGGGGGGTTCAGGACGCTGATATATGGTCCCCAAGAAAGTTGTTATCGAAAAGGCCGACCGGCTCTACCAACTCCCACCCGAACTGGCCGCGTTCCTTCCGGAAAAGGCCCGCCGCTCGCTCATCCGCAAGACGCCGGCCACCGACCTGGCGACTTTCTCCTGGCCAATTGCGTTCGATGAGGGCGACCCGGCGCCCCCGGCTCGGCTCGGCCAGGCCGACCGCGAACAGCTCGCCCGCCTTCGGAGCGAACTGGCGGCTTGGTACCAGACGCGCTTCGGGGTGCGGCTCCATCCCGACAAAGAAATCTGCATCGGCGGCGGAGTCACGATCCTGACCATGGCGCTCGCGACTGCTTTTGTCGACCGCGGCGACGCCGTCCTGGTGCCCGAAATCGGTCTGCCGCTGTACCGCCGCGCGGCCGTCGCCTGCGGCGGCGAACCGATCGTCTACCGGGTCAGCCCGAAGAATGGCTGGCAGCCTGACTTCGAGCCGCTGGAGAGCCGGGTCGGCAAAGCCGCTCGCCTGCTGTTTCTGAACACCCCGCACAACCCGACCGGGGCCGTCCTCGGCGAACGCGAACTGGGGGATCTGCTCGCCCTGGCCGCCCGCCACCAGACCGGCGTGATCAACGACGCCGCCTACCTGACGCTGGCCCCCGGCCGACCGGCCTCGCTGCTGGCACTTCCCGGGGGACGGCGTAACGGGGCGGAAATCGGGTCATTCTCTTACCTGTTCGGCCTGCCCCGCCTTCCTCTCGGATTCGTGGCCGGCAACCGGGACATCATCAGCGGTGTGCGCCACGCTTTGCGCCTGGCGCCCCCCTTCCTCCCGGCGTACGCCGTCGAGCGGGCCATCGCCGCCGTCCGCCAGTTCCCCGGCGAACCGCTCCGGCGCCTGCAGACCGCCATCGCCGCCTCCAGGGCGGAGGCTGTCCGGCTCGTCGACCGGCTCGGCCTGGCAGTCAGCGGCTACGATACCGTGCCCTTCCTCTGGGCGCGCCTGGAACGGCGGCGGTCGGCGGCGGTTGCAGCCGGCCGCCTGTACCTGCGCGGGCGCATCCTCGCCCTGCCCGGCACCGCGTTCGGAGACAGCGGCGAAGGATACCTCCGCTTCTCCCTCACCGCCCCCGCTGAACTTTATGCCCAGGCGGGCGAGCGCCTCCGCCGGCGCCCCCACTTGCTGCGGCCGCCGGAGGACTCATGAAAGACGTCATCCGCATCGTCGGCATGGCCTTCTACGGCTACCACGGCGTAACCGCCGAGGAGCGCGCCACCGGCCGGCGCTACGAGGTGGACTGCGCGCTCGAGGTCGATCTGGCCGAGGCCGGACGCTCCGATGAACTCCGCGACACGGTCGACTACGACGAAGTGTACACGGTCGTGCGCGAGACGGTCGAGGGGAAATCGTTCGCCCTGCTCGAACGCCTGGCCGCCGACCTCGCCATCAAACTGCTTGACAGATTTCCCGTGTACCGGGTAACTTTGCACGTGCGCAAACTGACGCCGCCGATAGCCGGCCATATCAGGTATATCGAGGTCGAGATCACCCGCTATCAGGCCGATCCGTCAAAACTGGTGGGCGACAACCGCTCTACACTCTGAGGAGACCCGCATGCCCGCGACCACTGTCTACCTGCTCCTGGGATCCAACCTCGGCGACCGCGAACGCAACCTTGGGGCCGCCCGCGACCGCCTCGCCCACATTCCCGGCATCGAGCTGATCGACGCGTCGGCCATTTACATCAGCGAGGCCGACGGGATGGAGGGGGAGAACCCCGCTTTCCTCAACCAGGTCGTCAAGGCGGAGTACGCCTACCGCGCGCAGGAACTCCTCGACGAGCTGGAGAAAATCGAACGGCTCCTCGGCCGCACCGACAAAGGCGGCAAACTCCCCCGCCCCATCGACCTCGACATCCTCCTGTTCGGCGACGCCGTGATCGCGACCGACCGGCTGACCGTTCCCCACCGCGAACTGCTCCACCGCGGGTTTGTCATGATCCCGCTTCTCCAGATCGACCCCGAGCTCGTGCATCCGGTCACCCGGGAACCGATTGCCGCGTCAGTGACCGATGACCACCGAAACCAGGTGCTGCTGTACAAAGAGTATGCCGCCCGTTTCATCTGAGCCGAATTACATTGCCGTCGAAGGCGTCATCGGCGTCGGCAAGACGACGTTCGCGACCATGCTGGCCGAGCGGATCGAGGCCGACGTCATCTATGAAGACGCCTTCAACAATCCCTTCCTGGTCGATTTCTACAAGAACCGCAAGCGCTTTGCCCTGTCCTGCCAGCTCTATTTCCTCATGTCGCGGTTCCAGCAGCAGCAGCAGCTTCGCACCCACGACCTGTTCGCCAAACGCGTCGTCTCCGACTACCTCTTCGCCAAAGACGCCATTTTCGCTTCGGTCAATCTGTCCGACCGCGAGCTGGCCCTCTACAACAAGATCGCCCCGGCGCTGGCCCAGGATGTCCCGAAGCCCGATCTCGTGATTTACCTCCAGGCCTCCACGCCCAAACTGCTCGAGCGCATTCGGCACCGCAACTACCCGTTCGAGAAATCGATCGACACCGACTACATCGAAGTGCTCAACAAGGCCTACGACTACTACTTCTTCAACTACACCGAGACGCCGCTGCTGGTGGTAAAGACCGAGAACATCGACTTCGTCAACAACCCGAGCCATTTCGACGATCTCATCGACCAGCTGCACAAACCGATCGCCGGCAAGAAGTACTACTCCCCGTCCGGCGACACCGCCCGCATCGGGTGAGCGAGCAAGCCCATGTCGAAAGTCAGCCAAACCAAGCGCACCACGATTCAGACCTTCATCACGAAGAAGGCCAAAGGCGAGAAGATCACTGTCCTGACCGCGTACGACGCTTTCACGGCCGCCCTCCTCGATGCGGCCGGTATCGACGCCGTTCTGGTCGGCGACTCGGCCGCGAATGTGCTCCACGGTTTCGACTCCACGATTCCGATCACGACCGAGATCATGGTCGCGCACACGGCCGCGGTCGCCCGCGGGGCGAAACGCGCCCTGGTGATCGCCGACATGCCCTTCCTCTCTTTCCAGCCCTCCGAGGAGACGGCGATCCGCAACGCCGGCGGGTTTCTCAAGGCGGGTGCGCAGGCGGTGAAGATCGAGGGGGGGCTGGAAATCGCTCCGCTGGCGGCTAAACTGGTCGGCTTCGGCATCCCCGTCATGGGGCACATCGGGCTCACCCCGCAGTCGATCCACCGCTTCGGCGGCCCCAAGGTCCAGGGACGCGAGGAACGCTCCCGCACCTACCTGAGAGAATCCGCGCTCGCTCTCGAAGAGGCCGGCTGCTTCTCGATCGTGCTCGAATTGATGCAGGCCGACGTCGCGCGCGAGATCACCGAGTCACTCCACACGGCCGCCACGATCGGCATCGGCGCCGGCGCGCACTGCGACGGCCAGGTGCTCGTGATCAACGACATGCTCGGTCTGCACGAGGAGGGTTTCCGCCCCAAGTTCCTGCGGGAATATGCGGACCTGAAGACGATCATCGCCGACGCCGTCAGGCGCTACATCGAAGACGTGAAATCCGGCGATTTCCCCGGCGATGACGAATCGTTCGGCCCGCAGCCGCACTGATCGGACGCCCGGGCGCCTTATCC includes the following:
- the panB gene encoding 3-methyl-2-oxobutanoate hydroxymethyltransferase; this encodes MSKVSQTKRTTIQTFITKKAKGEKITVLTAYDAFTAALLDAAGIDAVLVGDSAANVLHGFDSTIPITTEIMVAHTAAVARGAKRALVIADMPFLSFQPSEETAIRNAGGFLKAGAQAVKIEGGLEIAPLAAKLVGFGIPVMGHIGLTPQSIHRFGGPKVQGREERSRTYLRESALALEEAGCFSIVLELMQADVAREITESLHTAATIGIGAGAHCDGQVLVINDMLGLHEEGFRPKFLREYADLKTIIADAVRRYIEDVKSGDFPGDDESFGPQPH
- a CDS encoding pyridoxal phosphate-dependent aminotransferase, yielding MVPKKVVIEKADRLYQLPPELAAFLPEKARRSLIRKTPATDLATFSWPIAFDEGDPAPPARLGQADREQLARLRSELAAWYQTRFGVRLHPDKEICIGGGVTILTMALATAFVDRGDAVLVPEIGLPLYRRAAVACGGEPIVYRVSPKNGWQPDFEPLESRVGKAARLLFLNTPHNPTGAVLGERELGDLLALAARHQTGVINDAAYLTLAPGRPASLLALPGGRRNGAEIGSFSYLFGLPRLPLGFVAGNRDIISGVRHALRLAPPFLPAYAVERAIAAVRQFPGEPLRRLQTAIAASRAEAVRLVDRLGLAVSGYDTVPFLWARLERRRSAAVAAGRLYLRGRILALPGTAFGDSGEGYLRFSLTAPAELYAQAGERLRRRPHLLRPPEDS
- the folK gene encoding 2-amino-4-hydroxy-6-hydroxymethyldihydropteridine diphosphokinase; translation: MPATTVYLLLGSNLGDRERNLGAARDRLAHIPGIELIDASAIYISEADGMEGENPAFLNQVVKAEYAYRAQELLDELEKIERLLGRTDKGGKLPRPIDLDILLFGDAVIATDRLTVPHRELLHRGFVMIPLLQIDPELVHPVTREPIAASVTDDHRNQVLLYKEYAARFI
- the folB gene encoding dihydroneopterin aldolase, whose amino-acid sequence is MKDVIRIVGMAFYGYHGVTAEERATGRRYEVDCALEVDLAEAGRSDELRDTVDYDEVYTVVRETVEGKSFALLERLAADLAIKLLDRFPVYRVTLHVRKLTPPIAGHIRYIEVEITRYQADPSKLVGDNRSTL
- a CDS encoding deoxynucleoside kinase — its product is MPPVSSEPNYIAVEGVIGVGKTTFATMLAERIEADVIYEDAFNNPFLVDFYKNRKRFALSCQLYFLMSRFQQQQQLRTHDLFAKRVVSDYLFAKDAIFASVNLSDRELALYNKIAPALAQDVPKPDLVIYLQASTPKLLERIRHRNYPFEKSIDTDYIEVLNKAYDYYFFNYTETPLLVVKTENIDFVNNPSHFDDLIDQLHKPIAGKKYYSPSGDTARIG